The following proteins are co-located in the Phragmites australis chromosome 10, lpPhrAust1.1, whole genome shotgun sequence genome:
- the LOC133930788 gene encoding 36.4 kDa proline-rich protein-like isoform X2, with translation MATFTSVRVLLVLAAVVLPSSLAWNCPPPAPGGHGQPWYPPPGRGSGAGHNPPHHGKPPKHRPNPPSKCPPCNPPYAPPKPPPPPYVPPTPPYVPPTPPYVPPTPPYVPPTPPYVPPTPPYVPPTPPYVPPTPPYVPPTPPYVPPTPPYVPPTPPYVPPTPPYVPPTPPNVPPTPPNVPPTPPAGRTCPINALKLNACVDVLGGLIHLVIGREAKSKCCPLVQGVADLDAALCLCTTIRARVLNINIYLPIALELLITCGKHPPAGFKCPSLYD, from the exons ATGGCCACCTTCACCTCCGTTCGCGTTCTCCTCGTCCTAGCTGCCGTCGTCCTACCCAGCTCGTTGGCATGGAACTGCCCTCCACCGGCGCCTGGTGGGCACGGCCAGCCGTGGTACCCGCCGCCCGGCAGGGGTTCCGGCGCCGGTCACAACCCTCCGCACCACGGCAAGCCGCCCAAGCACCGCCCCAATCCCCCGTCCAAATGCCCGCCGTGCAATCCGCCGTACGCCCCTCCgaagccaccgccaccgccctaCGTCCCGCCAACTCCGCCGTACGTCCCTC CGACTCCGCCATACGTGCCTCCGACTCCACCGTACGTGCCGCCGACGCCGCCCTACgtgccgccgacgccgccgtacgtgccgccgacgccgccctacgtgccgccgacgccgccgtaCGTGCCGCCCACTCCGCCGTACGTGCCGCCGACGCCGCCCTACGTGCCGCCCACTCCGCCGTACGTGCCGCCGACGCCGCCCTACGTGCCGCCCACTCCGCCAAACGTGCCCCCGACGCCGCCAAACGTGCCCCCGACGCCGCCGGCGGGGCGGACGTGCCCGATCAACGCGCTGAAGCTGAACGCGTGCGTGGACGTGCTGGGCGGGCTGATCCACCTGGTGATCGGGCGGGAGGCGAAGTCCAAGTGCTGCCCGCTGGTGCAGGGGGTGGCGGACCTTGACGCGGCGCTCTGCCTCTGCACCACCATCCGAGCGCGCGTGCTCAACATCAACATCTACCTCCCCATCGCGCTCGAGTTGCTCATCACCTGCGGCAAGCACCCGCCGGCCGGCTTCAAGTGCCCGTCGCTCTACGACTGA
- the LOC133930788 gene encoding 36.4 kDa proline-rich protein-like isoform X1, translated as MATFTSVRVLLVLAAVVLPSSLAWNCPPPAPGGHGQPWYPPPGRGSGAGHNPPHHGKPPKHRPNPPSKCPPCNPPYAPPKPPPPPYVPPTPPYVPPTPRPPPYAPPTPPYVPPTPPYVPPTPPYVPPTPPYVPPTPPYVPPTPPYVPPTPPYVPPTPPYVPPTPPYVPPTPPYVPPTPPYVPPTPPNVPPTPPNVPPTPPAGRTCPINALKLNACVDVLGGLIHLVIGREAKSKCCPLVQGVADLDAALCLCTTIRARVLNINIYLPIALELLITCGKHPPAGFKCPSLYD; from the coding sequence ATGGCCACCTTCACCTCCGTTCGCGTTCTCCTCGTCCTAGCTGCCGTCGTCCTACCCAGCTCGTTGGCATGGAACTGCCCTCCACCGGCGCCTGGTGGGCACGGCCAGCCGTGGTACCCGCCGCCCGGCAGGGGTTCCGGCGCCGGTCACAACCCTCCGCACCACGGCAAGCCGCCCAAGCACCGCCCCAATCCCCCGTCCAAATGCCCGCCGTGCAATCCGCCGTACGCCCCTCCgaagccaccgccaccgccctaCGTCCCGCCAACTCCGCCGTACGTCCCTCCTACGCCACGGCCACCGCCCTACGCCCCGCCAACTCCGCCGTACGTCCCACCGACTCCGCCATACGTGCCTCCGACTCCACCGTACGTGCCGCCGACGCCGCCCTACgtgccgccgacgccgccgtacgtgccgccgacgccgccctacgtgccgccgacgccgccgtaCGTGCCGCCCACTCCGCCGTACGTGCCGCCGACGCCGCCCTACGTGCCGCCCACTCCGCCGTACGTGCCGCCGACGCCGCCCTACGTGCCGCCCACTCCGCCAAACGTGCCCCCGACGCCGCCAAACGTGCCCCCGACGCCGCCGGCGGGGCGGACGTGCCCGATCAACGCGCTGAAGCTGAACGCGTGCGTGGACGTGCTGGGCGGGCTGATCCACCTGGTGATCGGGCGGGAGGCGAAGTCCAAGTGCTGCCCGCTGGTGCAGGGGGTGGCGGACCTTGACGCGGCGCTCTGCCTCTGCACCACCATCCGAGCGCGCGTGCTCAACATCAACATCTACCTCCCCATCGCGCTCGAGTTGCTCATCACCTGCGGCAAGCACCCGCCGGCCGGCTTCAAGTGCCCGTCGCTCTACGACTGA